The following proteins come from a genomic window of Ornithinimicrobium cryptoxanthini:
- a CDS encoding TIGR03960 family B12-binding radical SAM protein, whose translation MTATDESRPRTPGDSIFPALEPLLEQVSKPVQYVGGELNSQVKDWHVAGFGPEGAELTVRWALMYPDAYEIGLPNQGVMILYEVLNEQPFALAERTYSVWPDLEGLMRAEGVPQFTVDGHRAVGDFDVFGLSFSTELGYTNMLTALDLAGLPLHAVDRTDEHPIVIAGGHAAFNPEPIADFVDAAIVGDGEEAVLAATQLIGGWKSEGRPGGRHELLLRLARTGGVYVPAFYDVDYLPDARIQRVVPNQAGVPWRVSKHTVMDLDAWPYPKTPLVPVTESVHERMSVEIFRGCTRGCRFCQAGMITRPVRERSIEGIGAMVAQGLDATGYEEVGLLSLSSADHSEIADVAKGLADRYEGTNTSLSLPSTRVDAFNIELANELTRNGRRSGLTFAPEGGSERLRKVINKMVSEEDLIRTVAAAYCAGWRQVKLYFMCGLPTETDEDVLQIADLAKKVIDTGRQVSGHKDIRCTVSIGGFVPKAHTPFQWAAQLGAEETDARLTKLRQALRADRRYGSAIGFRYHDGQPGIVEGLLSRGDRRVGAVIEQVWRDGARFDGWSEHFHYERWMGAAERALAGSGVDVAWFTTRERGESEVLPWDHIDSGLDKEWLWDDWQDAIDEREVDDCRWTPCYDCGVCPQLNTQIQIGPTGKKLLPLSVV comes from the coding sequence ATGACTGCCACGGACGAATCCCGCCCGCGCACGCCTGGCGACAGCATCTTCCCTGCGCTGGAGCCGCTGCTCGAGCAGGTCAGCAAGCCGGTGCAGTATGTCGGGGGTGAGCTGAACTCGCAGGTCAAGGACTGGCACGTGGCCGGGTTCGGGCCGGAGGGTGCGGAGCTCACGGTGCGCTGGGCGCTGATGTATCCCGACGCCTATGAGATCGGGCTGCCCAACCAGGGCGTCATGATCCTCTATGAGGTCCTCAACGAGCAGCCGTTCGCGCTGGCGGAGCGGACCTACTCCGTCTGGCCGGACCTGGAGGGGCTGATGCGCGCCGAGGGTGTGCCGCAGTTCACCGTCGACGGGCACCGGGCTGTGGGTGACTTCGATGTGTTCGGGCTTTCCTTCTCGACCGAGCTCGGCTACACCAACATGCTGACGGCGCTTGACCTGGCGGGTCTTCCGCTGCATGCGGTGGACCGCACGGACGAGCACCCGATCGTGATCGCGGGCGGGCACGCCGCCTTCAACCCCGAGCCGATCGCCGACTTCGTGGACGCTGCCATCGTCGGTGACGGTGAGGAGGCGGTGCTGGCCGCGACACAGCTCATCGGCGGCTGGAAGAGCGAGGGCAGACCGGGTGGGCGGCATGAGCTGCTGCTGCGCCTGGCGCGCACCGGCGGTGTCTATGTGCCGGCCTTCTATGACGTGGACTATCTGCCGGACGCCCGCATCCAGCGGGTGGTGCCGAACCAGGCGGGGGTGCCGTGGCGGGTCAGCAAGCACACGGTGATGGACCTCGACGCGTGGCCCTATCCGAAGACGCCGCTGGTGCCGGTCACCGAGTCGGTGCACGAGCGGATGAGCGTCGAGATCTTCCGCGGGTGCACCCGCGGCTGCCGGTTCTGTCAGGCAGGCATGATCACCCGTCCGGTGCGCGAGCGCTCCATCGAGGGGATCGGCGCGATGGTGGCCCAGGGCCTGGACGCCACCGGCTACGAGGAGGTCGGGCTGCTCTCCCTGTCCTCGGCCGACCACAGTGAGATCGCTGACGTCGCCAAGGGACTGGCCGACCGCTATGAGGGCACCAACACCTCGCTGTCCCTGCCCTCGACGCGGGTGGACGCCTTCAACATCGAGCTGGCCAACGAGCTCACCCGCAACGGTCGGCGCTCCGGTCTGACCTTCGCGCCGGAGGGGGGCAGCGAGCGGCTGCGCAAGGTGATCAACAAGATGGTCAGCGAGGAGGACCTGATCAGGACCGTGGCGGCGGCGTATTGCGCGGGGTGGCGTCAGGTCAAGCTCTACTTCATGTGTGGTCTGCCGACCGAGACCGACGAGGACGTGCTGCAGATCGCTGACCTGGCCAAGAAGGTGATCGACACCGGCCGACAGGTCAGTGGGCACAAGGACATCCGCTGCACCGTGTCGATCGGGGGCTTCGTGCCCAAGGCCCACACGCCGTTCCAGTGGGCTGCCCAGCTGGGTGCCGAGGAGACCGACGCCCGCCTGACGAAGCTGCGCCAGGCGCTGCGGGCCGACCGGCGCTATGGCTCAGCCATCGGCTTCCGCTATCACGACGGCCAGCCCGGCATCGTGGAGGGGCTGCTCTCTCGGGGGGACCGCCGGGTCGGTGCGGTGATCGAGCAGGTCTGGCGGGACGGCGCGCGGTTCGACGGCTGGAGCGAACACTTCCACTACGAGCGCTGGATGGGCGCGGCTGAGCGGGCGCTGGCCGGGTCGGGTGTCGACGTCGCCTGGTTCACCACCCGCGAGCGGGGGGAGAGTGAGGTCCTGCCGTGGGACCACATCGACTCCGGCCTCGACAAGGAGTGGCTCTGGGACGACTGGCAGGACGCCATCGACGAGCGTGAGGTGGACGACTGCCGGTGGACACCCTGCTATGACTGCGGCGTCTGTCCGCAGCTGAACACCCAGATCCAGATCGGCCCCACCGGCAAGAAGCTGCTGCCGCTCAGCGTGGTGTGA
- the rbfA gene encoding 30S ribosome-binding factor RbfA yields the protein MADPARARKVAERIKVLVAQGLDTLVKDPRLGFVTITDVRVTGDLQQATVFYTVLGGDQERADAAEVLQTYRGRLRSHMGKGLGIRLTPTLEFVPDALPEDAAHLEDIFRQVHERDSQLAANRTESGYAGEADPYRKAREADPVGDELDEDDEPDDSDQIEKYADGRD from the coding sequence ATGGCAGATCCCGCACGCGCCCGCAAGGTCGCCGAGCGCATCAAGGTCCTGGTGGCCCAGGGTCTGGACACGCTGGTCAAGGACCCCAGGCTGGGGTTCGTCACGATCACCGACGTCCGGGTCACGGGGGACCTGCAGCAGGCCACCGTCTTCTACACCGTGCTGGGCGGGGACCAGGAGCGCGCGGATGCCGCTGAGGTCCTGCAGACCTATCGCGGCCGGCTCCGCTCGCACATGGGCAAGGGCCTGGGCATCAGGCTGACGCCGACGCTGGAGTTCGTGCCCGACGCGCTGCCCGAGGACGCCGCGCACCTCGAGGACATCTTCCGTCAGGTGCACGAGCGCGACTCGCAACTGGCCGCCAACCGGACTGAGAGCGGCTATGCGGGGGAGGCCGACCCCTATCGCAAGGCGCGCGAGGCAGACCCGGTCGGCGACGAGCTGGACGAGGACGACGAGCCCGACGACAGCGACCAGATCGAGAAGTATGCCGACGGCCGGGACTGA
- a CDS encoding AMP-dependent synthetase/ligase, which translates to MALSSRDEQFDQSKIDNRAASVGHLFRDRVASTPDAEAFRYPVGESWESLTWAQTGARANAIAAGLVDLGVQGEERVALCSATRLEWVLADQAVMSAGAATTTIYPTTLPDDVAYIVSDSGSKVVIAEDSTQVEKLRAHRGSMPEVSHVVVIDGEGDGDWVITLSELEERGQARLEAEPELINERIDQLTPDHLATIIYTSGTTGRPKGVRLPHSAWTYEAAAVDAIGILDSDDLQYLWLPLAHVFGKVLLVLPLQVGFPTAVDGRVDKIVENVAVVKPTFMGAAPRIFEKAYGRITMMMADEGGIKEKLFHWATGVGRKVSELRQTGTEPTGVLAVQHKIADKLVLKKVQERFGGRVRFFISGSAALNRDVAEWFDAVGLRIIEGYGLTETSAASFVNRPSIGGYQFGSVGWALPGTEVKIAEDGEILLRGPGVTTGYHQLETATAEAFGEDKWFHTGDIGELDANGFLRITDRKKDLFKTSNGKYVAPSVIESMFKGICPYASQLVIEGDGRKFVSAIITLDPDAIAGWAEKNDMAGKEYAEVVTSPECRAMVQGYVDELNLQLNRWEQIKQFVILDHDLTVEEGDLTPSMKLKRRVVTKKYADQLDALYAD; encoded by the coding sequence ATGGCGCTGTCTTCCCGCGACGAGCAGTTCGACCAGAGCAAAATCGACAACCGCGCTGCCAGCGTCGGCCACCTGTTCCGTGACAGGGTCGCCAGCACGCCGGACGCAGAGGCGTTCCGCTATCCGGTCGGAGAGTCCTGGGAGTCGCTGACCTGGGCGCAGACCGGTGCCCGCGCCAACGCGATCGCGGCCGGTCTGGTCGACCTGGGCGTGCAGGGCGAGGAGCGGGTGGCGCTGTGCTCCGCCACCCGGCTGGAGTGGGTGCTCGCCGACCAGGCCGTGATGTCCGCCGGCGCCGCGACCACCACGATCTATCCGACCACCCTGCCCGACGACGTGGCCTACATCGTGTCCGACTCCGGCAGCAAGGTGGTCATCGCCGAGGACTCCACGCAGGTCGAGAAGCTGCGCGCGCACCGCGGCTCCATGCCCGAGGTCTCCCACGTGGTCGTCATCGACGGCGAGGGTGACGGCGACTGGGTCATCACCCTCTCTGAGCTGGAGGAGCGGGGTCAGGCCCGGCTCGAGGCCGAGCCAGAGCTGATCAACGAGCGCATCGACCAGCTGACCCCGGACCATCTGGCCACCATCATCTACACCTCCGGCACGACGGGCCGGCCCAAGGGCGTGCGGCTCCCGCACTCGGCGTGGACCTATGAGGCGGCCGCGGTCGACGCGATCGGCATCCTCGACTCCGACGACCTGCAGTACCTCTGGCTCCCGTTGGCCCACGTCTTTGGCAAGGTGCTGCTCGTGCTGCCCCTGCAGGTCGGCTTCCCGACCGCAGTGGACGGACGCGTGGACAAGATCGTCGAGAACGTCGCCGTCGTCAAGCCGACTTTCATGGGTGCGGCCCCGCGCATCTTCGAGAAGGCCTATGGCCGCATCACGATGATGATGGCCGACGAGGGCGGCATCAAGGAGAAGCTGTTCCACTGGGCCACGGGCGTCGGGCGCAAGGTCAGCGAGCTGCGCCAGACGGGCACGGAACCCACCGGCGTCCTCGCGGTGCAGCACAAGATCGCCGACAAGCTGGTGCTCAAGAAGGTCCAGGAGCGCTTCGGTGGCCGCGTCCGGTTCTTTATCTCCGGTTCGGCGGCGCTCAACCGTGACGTCGCCGAGTGGTTCGACGCGGTGGGCCTGCGGATCATCGAGGGCTACGGCCTCACCGAGACCTCGGCGGCCTCCTTCGTCAACCGCCCCAGCATCGGCGGCTACCAGTTCGGCAGCGTCGGGTGGGCACTGCCCGGCACTGAGGTCAAGATCGCCGAGGACGGCGAGATCCTGCTCCGCGGCCCGGGTGTCACCACCGGCTACCACCAGCTCGAGACGGCCACGGCCGAGGCGTTCGGCGAGGACAAGTGGTTCCACACCGGCGACATCGGTGAGCTCGACGCCAACGGCTTCCTGCGGATCACCGACCGCAAGAAGGACCTGTTCAAGACCTCCAACGGCAAATATGTCGCGCCGTCGGTCATCGAGTCGATGTTCAAGGGGATCTGCCCCTACGCCAGCCAGCTGGTCATCGAGGGAGACGGTCGCAAGTTCGTGTCCGCCATCATCACCCTCGACCCCGACGCGATCGCCGGTTGGGCGGAGAAGAACGACATGGCCGGCAAGGAGTACGCCGAGGTCGTCACCTCCCCCGAGTGCCGCGCGATGGTGCAGGGCTATGTCGACGAGCTCAACCTCCAGCTCAACCGCTGGGAGCAGATCAAGCAGTTCGTCATCCTGGACCACGACCTCACCGTCGAGGAGGGCGACCTGACTCCGAGCATGAAGCTCAAGCGCCGGGTCGTCACCAAGAAGTATGCCGACCAGCTGGACGCGCTCTACGCGGACTGA
- the serC gene encoding 3-phosphoserine/phosphohydroxythreonine transaminase, translating into MRVHNFAAGPAALPLEVLERAQSELTDFNGLGMSVMEISHRSKDFVAVAAESEALLRELLGVPDNYAVLFLQGGATGQFAAIPLNLTAPGDQVDYINTGAWSTKAIAEARKFAEVNVIADEQASNYSTTPAADTLRVTDGAAYLHYTANETIGGVEFGYLPEAGDVPLVADLSSTIMSRPLDVSKFGLFYAGAQKNLGPSGITVVIVRDDLLGRARPQTPSVLDYAVMAGADSMLNTPPTFGWYLLGLNLQWVRDTGGVTAMAERNQRKAETLYAAIDGLDFYSNPVETRSRSWMNVPFLLADSSLDQEFLTQAYAAGLTNLEGHRSVGGLRASIYNATSQESVDALVAFLKEFERTHA; encoded by the coding sequence GTGCGTGTCCACAACTTTGCCGCAGGTCCCGCCGCGCTCCCCCTCGAGGTGCTCGAGCGCGCCCAGTCCGAGCTGACCGACTTCAACGGACTCGGCATGTCCGTGATGGAGATCAGTCACCGCAGCAAGGACTTCGTGGCGGTGGCGGCGGAGTCCGAAGCCCTGCTGCGCGAGCTGCTGGGCGTGCCCGACAACTACGCGGTGCTCTTCCTGCAGGGAGGGGCGACCGGCCAGTTCGCCGCGATCCCGCTGAACCTCACCGCCCCCGGTGACCAGGTGGACTACATCAACACCGGCGCCTGGTCGACCAAGGCGATCGCCGAGGCCCGCAAGTTTGCCGAGGTCAACGTCATCGCCGACGAGCAGGCCTCCAACTACTCCACCACACCGGCTGCGGACACGCTGCGCGTCACCGACGGCGCGGCCTACCTGCACTACACGGCCAACGAGACGATCGGTGGGGTCGAGTTCGGCTACCTCCCCGAGGCCGGCGACGTGCCCCTCGTGGCCGACCTCTCCTCCACGATCATGTCCCGCCCGCTGGACGTTTCGAAGTTCGGCCTCTTCTATGCCGGCGCCCAGAAGAACCTCGGCCCGTCCGGGATCACCGTGGTGATCGTGCGCGACGACCTGCTCGGCCGCGCCCGCCCGCAGACGCCGTCGGTGCTCGACTACGCCGTCATGGCGGGGGCCGACTCGATGCTCAACACACCCCCGACCTTCGGCTGGTATCTCCTGGGCCTGAACCTGCAGTGGGTCCGCGACACCGGTGGCGTGACCGCCATGGCCGAGCGCAACCAGCGCAAGGCCGAGACGCTCTATGCCGCGATCGACGGCCTCGACTTCTACTCCAACCCGGTCGAGACCCGCTCGCGCAGCTGGATGAACGTGCCGTTCCTGCTGGCCGACAGCTCGCTGGACCAGGAGTTCCTCACCCAGGCGTATGCCGCGGGGTTGACCAACCTCGAGGGTCACCGCTCCGTGGGCGGCCTGCGAGCGAGCATCTACAACGCCACCTCCCAGGAGTCCGTCGACGCGCTCGTCGCCTTCCTCAAGGAGTTCGAGCGCACCCACGCCTGA
- a CDS encoding bifunctional riboflavin kinase/FAD synthetase: protein MPRWTDLQEIPSGFGPSVVTLGNFDGVHRGHRALLGTVVREARARDARAVAVTFDPPPLAVLHPERAPVQIAGVEHRLDLMAGTGLDAILVLAFTHELAAMTPHEFVREVFVDALGATAVVLGTDSRFGVHNSGNIDTMREIGASDDFEVVELAAVGETTEGARNWSSTHVRALLGEGQVDLAADILGRPHRVTGEVVHGKRRGREMGFPTANLGGTVEGLIPTDGVYAGWLERFDLPVGDPERRLPAAISVGTNPTFDDVPVRVVEAHVLDRLDLDLYHEQVGVDFVERLRGNVRFESVDELLTQIGRDVDASRSILFG, encoded by the coding sequence GTGCCGCGCTGGACCGACCTGCAGGAGATCCCGTCCGGGTTCGGACCCAGCGTGGTGACCCTCGGCAACTTCGACGGGGTCCACCGCGGCCACCGCGCCCTGCTGGGGACCGTCGTCCGCGAGGCGCGCGCGCGGGACGCACGGGCCGTGGCCGTCACCTTCGACCCCCCGCCGCTTGCCGTCCTGCACCCCGAGCGGGCCCCCGTGCAGATCGCCGGCGTGGAGCACCGCCTCGACCTCATGGCGGGCACCGGCCTGGACGCGATCCTCGTGCTGGCCTTCACCCACGAGCTCGCGGCCATGACGCCTCACGAGTTCGTCCGCGAGGTGTTCGTCGACGCGCTCGGTGCCACGGCGGTCGTGCTCGGCACCGACTCCCGCTTTGGCGTGCACAACTCGGGCAACATCGACACGATGCGCGAGATCGGCGCCAGCGACGACTTCGAGGTGGTGGAGCTGGCCGCGGTCGGCGAGACCACCGAGGGGGCCCGCAACTGGTCCTCCACCCACGTGCGCGCCCTCCTGGGTGAGGGTCAGGTGGACCTGGCTGCCGACATACTCGGTCGTCCGCACCGCGTCACCGGTGAGGTCGTGCACGGAAAGCGTCGCGGTCGCGAGATGGGGTTCCCGACCGCAAACCTGGGCGGCACGGTCGAGGGACTGATCCCCACGGACGGCGTGTATGCCGGCTGGCTGGAGCGCTTTGACCTGCCGGTGGGCGACCCGGAGCGCCGGTTGCCGGCCGCTATCTCGGTCGGGACCAACCCCACCTTTGACGACGTGCCGGTGCGGGTCGTCGAGGCGCACGTCCTGGACCGGCTGGACCTGGATCTCTATCACGAGCAGGTGGGCGTCGACTTCGTGGAGCGACTGCGCGGCAACGTGCGCTTCGAGTCGGTGGATGAGCTGCTCACCCAGATCGGTCGCGACGTCGACGCCAGCCGGTCCATCCTGTTCGGCTAG
- the truB gene encoding tRNA pseudouridine(55) synthase TruB, translated as MPTAGTESRAQQVHPPAGDGLLVVDKPAGWTSHDVVGRSRRLCATRRVGHAGTLDPMATGVLVLGVNRATKLLTFLVGADKAYTATIRLGVSTVTDDAEGEVTARHDTSQLTEAAVRAAIADLTGSIQQVPSSVSAIKIDGKRSYARVRAGEDVELPARPVTVHRFEVSDIRAGDSQTDTDAASPTEPVVAWLDLDVEVEVSSGTYVRALARDLGEQLGVGGHLTALRRTRVGGFELASAATLEQLEQDGVSAHLVPLAEAATATFPSRTLSAQEAIDLGHGKRLPAAQAGRTEPVAAIGPDGVLVAMLDETGEVARSHVVFPAL; from the coding sequence ATGCCGACGGCCGGGACTGAGTCCCGGGCCCAGCAGGTGCACCCTCCCGCCGGTGACGGGCTGCTCGTCGTGGACAAACCTGCGGGCTGGACCAGCCATGACGTCGTGGGACGGTCCCGGCGGCTGTGCGCCACGCGACGGGTGGGGCACGCCGGCACGCTGGACCCGATGGCGACCGGGGTGCTGGTGCTGGGGGTCAACCGGGCCACCAAGCTGCTCACCTTCCTGGTGGGGGCGGACAAGGCCTACACCGCGACCATCCGGCTCGGGGTCAGCACCGTGACCGACGACGCCGAGGGTGAGGTCACCGCGCGCCACGACACGTCGCAGCTGACCGAGGCGGCGGTCCGGGCTGCGATCGCCGACCTGACCGGCAGCATCCAGCAGGTGCCCAGCTCGGTCAGCGCGATCAAGATCGACGGCAAGCGCTCCTATGCGCGGGTCCGGGCGGGTGAGGACGTCGAGCTGCCCGCACGGCCGGTGACGGTCCACCGCTTCGAGGTGTCCGACATCCGCGCGGGCGACTCGCAGACAGACACGGACGCAGCTAGCCCGACCGAGCCCGTCGTCGCCTGGCTCGACCTGGACGTCGAGGTCGAGGTCAGCTCCGGCACCTATGTGCGTGCCCTGGCTCGCGACCTCGGGGAGCAGCTCGGCGTGGGTGGGCACCTGACCGCCCTGCGCCGCACCCGCGTCGGGGGCTTCGAACTGGCCTCGGCAGCGACGCTGGAGCAGCTTGAGCAGGACGGCGTCTCCGCCCACCTGGTGCCGCTGGCCGAGGCTGCCACGGCCACCTTCCCCAGCCGCACCCTGAGCGCCCAGGAGGCCATCGACCTCGGTCACGGCAAACGACTCCCGGCAGCACAGGCGGGGCGGACCGAGCCGGTGGCCGCTATCGGTCCAGATGGCGTGCTGGTGGCCATGCTGGACGAGACCGGGGAGGTGGCGCGCAGTCATGTCGTCTTCCCCGCCCTCTAG
- the rodA gene encoding rod shape-determining protein RodA: protein MAWLRIDWGLYVAALGLSLLGALLIWSGTHQDVGSALVVRHLINTGIGITMAVLLLRVDVRWIRAAAPWLYLAGILGLLVVLSPLGVTVNGSRSWIHLPGGFSLQPAELSKIALCIGLAMILAESRSPSRTPGWRDVLTAWLLAGLPIGLILLQPDLGTALVLGAMAVGVVAASGAALRWTVLAVAGAVGAIVAAIRVPLLDGYQLDRLLAFADPSRDPQGIGYQTRQARLAIGSGGWDGAGLGQGPQTQGGFIPFQHTDFVFSIAGEELGLVGSLGILGLLLFVVIRALWVAVRTEDPFARLVAVGVAGWLLFQTVENVGMNLGLTPVTGLPLPFLSYGGSSMFACWLAVGLVAACQQPRRTYP, encoded by the coding sequence ATGGCCTGGCTGCGCATCGACTGGGGGCTGTATGTCGCAGCGCTGGGTCTGAGTCTGCTCGGCGCCCTGCTCATCTGGTCCGGCACCCACCAGGACGTGGGCTCGGCCCTGGTCGTGCGGCACCTGATCAACACTGGCATCGGGATCACGATGGCGGTGCTCCTGCTGCGGGTCGACGTCCGCTGGATCAGAGCCGCCGCTCCCTGGCTCTATCTGGCCGGCATCCTGGGGCTGCTGGTCGTGCTCAGCCCGCTCGGGGTCACCGTCAACGGCTCCCGCTCCTGGATCCACCTGCCCGGCGGGTTCTCCCTGCAGCCGGCCGAGCTGTCCAAGATCGCGCTGTGCATCGGCCTGGCGATGATCCTTGCCGAGTCGCGCAGCCCGAGCCGCACACCCGGTTGGCGTGACGTGCTGACCGCGTGGCTGCTGGCGGGTCTGCCCATCGGGTTGATCCTGCTGCAGCCGGACCTGGGGACCGCGCTGGTCCTGGGCGCCATGGCGGTCGGTGTCGTGGCCGCGTCGGGAGCGGCGCTGCGCTGGACGGTGCTCGCGGTCGCCGGGGCGGTGGGGGCGATCGTGGCCGCGATCAGGGTGCCGCTGCTGGATGGCTACCAGCTGGACCGGCTGCTCGCCTTCGCCGACCCGTCCCGGGACCCGCAGGGCATCGGCTACCAGACCCGGCAGGCCCGTCTGGCGATCGGCTCCGGTGGCTGGGACGGAGCCGGCCTCGGCCAGGGACCACAGACCCAGGGCGGGTTCATCCCCTTCCAGCACACCGACTTCGTCTTCTCCATCGCGGGGGAGGAGCTGGGCCTGGTCGGCAGCCTCGGCATCCTCGGACTGCTCCTGTTTGTCGTGATCCGGGCACTGTGGGTGGCGGTCCGCACCGAGGACCCGTTTGCCCGGCTGGTCGCCGTCGGGGTGGCCGGCTGGTTGCTCTTCCAGACCGTCGAGAACGTCGGCATGAACCTCGGGCTGACGCCGGTCACCGGCCTGCCGCTGCCCTTCTTGTCCTATGGCGGGTCCTCGATGTTCGCCTGCTGGTTGGCGGTCGGACTGGTCGCAGCCTGTCAGCAACCCCGGCGCACCTACCCGTAG
- a CDS encoding phosphoglycerate dehydrogenase, producing the protein MTFAIQTLNAISPLGLERLDRSRFDVGTDIPEPRALLLRSADLHSYEVPPSLYAVARAGAGTNNIPVDAMAARGIPVFNTPGANANAVKELVIAGMLLAARNLYHAADYTKNLVAEQHLSGKELDQQVEAGKKAFAGFELPGRTLGVIGLGAIGVLVANAAQSLGMKVLGYDPAITVERAWQLSPSVEQVTSVEELLASSDFITLHVPLIEATQGLVSAERIATMRPGSVILNFARGGIVDEAAVIAALDSGHLHAYVNDFPTEAGSIHPKVIALPHLGASTSEAEDNCAVMAVDQLTDFLLHGNIRNSVNFPTVVMGRTPGTTRLAIFNENKPNMIGQITAVLAEAGLNVAEFTNRARGDYAYTLVDVEGQVEDDLKASILAIDGIIRARKV; encoded by the coding sequence GTGACCTTCGCCATCCAGACGCTCAACGCCATCTCGCCGCTCGGCCTGGAGCGCCTCGACCGCTCCCGGTTCGACGTCGGCACCGACATCCCCGAGCCGCGCGCGCTGCTCCTGCGCTCGGCTGACCTGCACTCCTACGAGGTCCCGCCGAGCCTGTATGCCGTGGCCCGCGCCGGGGCCGGCACCAACAACATCCCGGTCGACGCGATGGCCGCACGGGGCATCCCGGTCTTCAACACCCCGGGCGCCAACGCCAACGCGGTCAAGGAGCTGGTCATCGCCGGCATGCTCCTCGCCGCGCGCAACCTCTATCACGCAGCCGACTACACCAAGAACCTCGTGGCGGAGCAGCACCTGTCCGGCAAGGAGCTGGACCAGCAGGTGGAGGCCGGCAAGAAGGCGTTCGCCGGCTTCGAGCTGCCCGGTCGCACGCTCGGGGTCATCGGCCTCGGCGCGATCGGCGTGCTGGTCGCCAACGCCGCCCAGTCCCTCGGCATGAAGGTGCTCGGCTATGACCCCGCGATCACGGTGGAACGCGCCTGGCAGCTCTCGCCCAGCGTCGAGCAGGTCACCAGCGTCGAGGAACTGCTCGCCAGCTCGGACTTCATCACGCTGCACGTGCCGCTCATCGAGGCCACCCAGGGGCTGGTCAGCGCGGAGCGGATCGCCACGATGCGCCCGGGCAGCGTCATCCTCAACTTTGCCCGCGGCGGCATCGTCGACGAGGCCGCGGTGATCGCCGCTCTGGACTCCGGGCACCTGCACGCCTATGTCAACGACTTCCCCACCGAGGCCGGCTCGATCCACCCCAAGGTCATCGCGCTCCCGCACCTGGGGGCCTCGACCAGCGAGGCCGAGGACAACTGCGCCGTGATGGCGGTCGACCAGCTGACCGACTTCCTGCTGCACGGCAACATCCGCAACTCGGTGAACTTCCCCACCGTCGTCATGGGCCGCACGCCCGGCACGACGCGGCTGGCCATCTTCAACGAGAACAAGCCCAACATGATCGGTCAGATCACGGCCGTGCTCGCAGAGGCCGGCCTCAACGTCGCCGAGTTCACCAACCGGGCGCGCGGGGACTACGCCTACACCCTCGTCGACGTCGAGGGCCAGGTCGAGGACGACCTCAAGGCCTCGATCCTGGCGATCGACGGGATCATCCGAGCCCGCAAGGTCTGA